One window of the Podospora pseudopauciseta strain CBS 411.78 chromosome 4, whole genome shotgun sequence genome contains the following:
- a CDS encoding hypothetical protein (COG:I; COG:Q; EggNog:ENOG503NYEP), whose protein sequence is MALLAAINDAGLGTRHAALAIAFLLGSIIAHYLFRGYQVRKTFKDIEKQGIPIMQHSWILGHLEIVGRLLKDLPSDAHGNYLPILILENWRELFPQCENRPPVLYLDMWPFAQPFLLPLLLPIAVQFTQDHSLPKAHEQNKILQPLTKNKDLSTMDGNEWKVWRKRLNVGFSIQNITNRIPDMLDEVEKFYDKLEAKAGRNGEWGPVFQMELQTTKLAMDMIFRFFFGKQVHARLAHVQPALEDAVMDTIRRFVFFHHIGNFLVEHSPWRKFKLWQNYRTLMAGLGPVLQQRLGELTADDKPRAKVADTVVDALIQGVMEDRDAGLVNTSDRDFLELAVGQVGMFIFAGHDTTASAICWVLHLLSKHPEVLEKVRAEHDAVLGPDPNAAASVLRAKPELINALTYTNAVMKEAMRVHTNVGTMRRGEPGFYLTGPAGSGYDGVKFPCGEGWVVWDNTFALHRDPEQWPRVHEFIPERFLITDENDPMHPPKNGWRFFELGPRNCIGQHLAMVEIKMALVLVLRRLDVEAAWDEWDAKRALKGKKTPMIWGDRCYHAGGESPPHVKDHMPVHIRLRQ, encoded by the exons atggcgttGTTGGCAGCAATCAACGACGCGGGCCTCGGCACCCGCCATGCCGCGCTCGCCATTGCCTTCTTGCTGGGATCGATTATCGCTCACTATCTCTTCCGAGGCTATCAGGTAAGAAAGACATTCAAAGATATCGAAAAGCAAGGTATA CCAATTATGCAACATTCATGGATACTTGGCCATCTCGAAATCGTTGGCAGACTCCTCAAGGACCTGCCCTCGGACGCCCACGGCAATTACCTCCCGATTCTTATACTCGAAAACTGGCGCGAACTCTTCCCTCAATGCGAGAACCGACCACCGGTCCTCTACCTCGACATGTGGCCCTTTGCCCAGCCATTCTTGTTGCCCCTCCTGCTACCCATCGCAGTCCAATTCACCCAAgaccactccctccccaaggctcacgagcaAAACAAGATCCTACAACCCCTGACAAAGAACAAGGACCTCTCAACCATGGACGGAAACGAGTGGAAAGTCTGGCGGAAGAGGCTGAATGTAGGGTTCTCGATCCAGAACATCACGAACCGCATCCCCGACATGCTGGACGAAGTGGAGAAGTTTTACGACAAGCTCGAAGCCAAAGCTGGGAGGAATGGCGAGTGGGGCCCGGTCTTCCAGATGGAGTTGCAGACGACGAAGCTGGCGATGGATATGATCTTtcgcttcttcttcggcaagCAAGTCCATGCCAGACTGGCCCATGTCCAGCCAGCCCTCGAAGATGCCGTCATGGACACGATTCGGAGATTTGTCTTTTTTCACCACATCGGCAACTTTCTGGTCGAACACAGCCCTTGGAGGAAGTTCAAGTTGTGGCAGAATTACCGGACTTTGATGGCAGGATTGGGCCCCGTCCTGCAACAGCGGCTGGGCGAGTTGACCGCCGACGATAAGCCCCGAGCCAAGGTTGCCGACACCGTCGTGGACGCCCTGATACAAGGAGTCATGGAAGATCGCGACGCAGGGTTGGTCAACACATCGGACCGGGATTTCTTGGAATTGGCAGTTGGGCAAGTGGGCATGTTCATCTTTGCTGGACACGACACGACTGCGAGCGCTATTTGCTGGGTTCTCCACTTGCTATCGAAACATCCCGAGGTCTTGGAAAAGGTCAGGGCTGAGCACGACGCGGTTCTTGGGCCCGACCCGAATGCTGCCGCCAGCGTGCTGCGCGCGAAGCCAGAGTTGATCAACGCGCTCACTTACACCAACGCTGTCATGAAAGAGGCCATGAGAGTACATACCAACGTCGGCACCATGCGGAGGGGCGAGCCCGGTTTTTATCTCACAGGGCCAGCCGGGAGCGGATATGATGGGGTGAAATTCCCTTGCGGGGAAGGGTGGGTGGTATGGGACAACACCTTTGCGCTGCACAGAGACCCGGAGCAGTGGCCAAGGGTACATGAGTTCATACCAGAGAGATTTCTGATCACGGACGAGAACGATCCTATGCACCCACCAAAGAACGGCTGGAGGTTCTTCGAGCTCGGGCCGAGGAACTGCATCGGGCAGCATCTGGCGATGGTGGAGATCAAGATGgcgctggtgctggtgttgcgGAGGTTGGATGTGGAGGCTGCTTGGGATGAGTGGGATGCTAAGAG GGCCCTCAAGGGAAAGAAAACGCCCATGATATGGGGTGACAGGTGTTATCATGCTGGGGGGGAGTCGCCGCCTCACGTCAAGGACCACATGCCGGTTCACATTCGATTGAGGCAGTAG
- a CDS encoding hypothetical protein (COG:G; MEROPS:MER0030934; EggNog:ENOG503NUEU): MLVHFGYHSATAFTPRFNRMKSSTILAWWALTAGQGVIAARVKLHVPIVDLDYAVYEGYHNSTFNTNVFRGIRFAAPPKRWQLPDAPEVDRASVTKAVNNPPRCPQSGAAPGPAAVNFTQDVLGDEDCLFLNVFAPVRAKKLPVLVWIHGGGYGLGSAASFDFSHMAQTVNNGFVSVVIQYRLGAFGFLSSAELVENGGVPNAALHDQRFALQWVQKYIDRFGGDPDQVTISGGSAGGGSVMLLAMANNGTEGNSLFRRGIASSPYLPTQPNFDDGLPTEHYRQLARRTNCLNATSVFSCLRNADTLLLQNASSATSYSARFNQWAFIPVTDNKLIFSSPTEQLPTGKVNGEAFLAGSNSNEGYYFTPQNITSQSTFLSFVTLNYPFLSPENISSILSLYTPSPLPADTPLFETDGLNPPFATEMSAVGKGWQQAANNLYAETTFVCTAYWLVEAYGEKGWQYQFSPPGAGFHGSDNGPLLQDSKIGRSGTVMDEEFRRGFQGVWGRFVTRGVPTLDGQGEGAVAEAVREGVWKAGGRDSLLNLNVTVAEGGRERVNTWAVVDGEGWEGGRGGRCRFWKGVGFR; this comes from the exons ATGCTTGTTCATTTTGGTTACCACTCCGCAACGGCATTCACCCCGAGATTCAACAGAATGAAAAGCTCAACGATTTTGGCCTGGTGGGCTTTGACCGCTGGCCAGGGGGTAATTGCAGCAAGGGTGAAGCTTCATGTTCCTATTGTGGACTTGGACTATGCGGTTTACGAAGGGTATCACAACTCAACTTTCAACACTAATGTTTTCCGAGG CATCCGTTTTGCCGCTCCGCCGAAACGATGGCAACTTCCCGATGCACCTGAGGTTGACAGGGCTTCCGTAACCAAGGCAGTCAACAATCCACCGAGATGTCCTCAGTCCGGTGCTGCGCCAGG ACCTGCCGCAGTCAACTTCACACAGGACGTACTGGGTGATGAGGACTGCCTCTTTCTCAACGTCTTTGCCCCGGTCAGGGCGAAGAAGCTGCCTGTTTTGGTATGGATTC ATGGTGGCGGCTATGGGCTCGGGTCCGCTGCTAGCTTTGACTTCTCCCACATGGCCCAGACCGTCAACAACGGCTTCGTCAGCGTTGTGATCCAATACCGCCTTGGAGCTTTTGGGTTTCTTTCGTCGGCAGAATTAGTAGAGAACGGGGGAGTTCCCAACGCTGCTCTGCACGACCAGCGGTTTGCCTTGCAATGGGTGCAGAAGTACATTGATCGGTTTGGCGGCGACCCAGACCAGGTCACAATCTCGGGCGGGTCAGCAGGCGGTGGATCAGTGATGTTGCTTGCGATGGCAAACAATGGAACAGAGGGGAACTCGTTGTTCAGACGCGGAATCGCGAGCAGTCCTTATTTGCCTACTCAACC CAACTTCGACGATGGCCTGCCAACAGAACACTACCGCCAACTCGCCCGTCGCACCAACTGCCTCAACGCCACCTCTGTCTTCTCCTGCCTCCGAAACGCTGACACGTTGCTCCTGCAAAACGCCTCCTCAGCGACAAGCTACTCTGCCCGGTTCAACCAGTGGGCTTTCATCCCCGTGACCGATAACAAGCTcatcttttcctcccccacaGAGCAGCTCCCTACAGGCAAAGTCAACGGGGAGGCCTTCCTCGCTGGT AGCAACTCAAACGAGGGCTACTACTtcaccccccaaaacattACCTCCCAATCCACCTTTCTCTCCTTTGTCACCCTCAACTACCCTTTCCTGTCCCCCGAGAACATCTCCTCCATTCTCTCCCTctacaccccctcccctctccccgccGACACTCCCCTCTTCGAAACCGACGGcctcaaccccccttttGCGACTGAGATGTCAGCAGTTGGGAAGGGCTGGCAGCAGGCAGCGAATAATTTGTATGCAGAAACAACATTTGTCTGCACGGCGTACTGGCTGGTGGAAGCGTACGGGGAGAAAGGGTGGCAGTATCAGTTCTCCCCTCCAGGGGCAGGGTTTCACGGGAGTGACAACGGGCCTCTGCTGCAGGACTCAAAGATTGGGAGGAGTGGGACGGTGATGGATGAGGAGTTTAGACGGGGGTTtcagggggtttggggacgGTTTGTGACTAGGGGGGTGCCGACGCTGGATgggcaaggggagggggcggtggcggaggcggtgagggagggggtatGGAAGGCGGGAGGAAGGGACTCGTTGTTGAATCTGAACGTTACTGTtgctgagggggggagggaaagggtGAATAcctgggcggtggtggatggggagggctgggaggggggacggggggggaggtgcaggttttggaagggggttgggtttCGTTGA
- a CDS encoding hypothetical protein (CAZy:AA9; COG:G; EggNog:ENOG503NXCE): protein MKAITLVSLAASVSAHSIFQKVSVNGVDQGQLKGVRAPYSNFPIENVNHPDFACNTNIQLRDNTVIKVPAGARVGAWWGHEIGGAAGPNDPDHPIAASHKGPIQVYLAKVNNAANAGTSGLQWFKVAEQGLNNGVWAVDNMISNGGWHYFDMPSCVAPGHYLMRVELLALHSASVRGAAQFYMECAQIEITGSGTNTGSNFVSFPGAYTADHPGILVSIYDLQGRPTNGGRPYTIPGPAPLTCSGGSNPNPQPQPTSAAPNPQPTGGNGGGAGAPLYGQCGGQGYTGPTTCAQGTCVASNQWYSQCLP, encoded by the exons ATGAAGGCAATCACTCTCGTCTCCTTGGCTGCGTCCGTCAGCGCCCACTCCATCTTCCAAAAGGTGTCGGTCAACGGCGTCGACCAAGGCCAGCTCAAGGGCGTCCGCGCTCCTTACAGCAACTTCCCCATCGAGAACGTCAACCACCCCGACTTTGCctgcaacaccaacatccaGCTGCGGGATAACACCGTGATCAAGGTCCCAGCCGGCGCCAGAGTCGGTGCCTGGTGGGGGCATGAGATTGGTGGTGCCGCCGGGCCCAACGACCCGGATCACCCCATCGCCGCCTCCCACAAGGGTCCCATCCAGGTCTACCTCGCCAAGGTCAACAATGCTGCCAACGCCGGCACGTCCGGCCTCCAGTGGTTCAAGGTCGCCGAGCAAGGCCTCAACAACGGCGTCTGGGCTGTCGACAACATGATCTCCAACGGCGGCTGGCATTACTTCGACATGCCCAGCTGCGTCGCCCCCGGCCACTACCTCATGCGCGTCGAGCTGCTCGCCCTTCACTCCGCCAGCGTCCGCGGTGCCGCCCAGTTCTACATGGAGTGCGCCCAGATCGAGATTACTGGGTCTGGCACCAACACCGGCTCCAACTTTGTCAGCTTCCCCGGTGCTTACACCGCGGACCACCCCGGCATCTTGGTCTCCATCTATGACCTCCAGGGCCGCCCTACCAACGGCGGCCGTCCTTACACTATCCCCGGCCCTGCTCCTCTCACCTGCTCCGGTggctccaaccccaacccccagccTCAGCCGACTTCTGCTGCTCCTAACCCCCAGCCTACTGGTGggaacggtggtggtgccggtgctCCTCTTTATGGCCAGTGCGGTGGTCAGGGGTATACCGGCCCTACCACCTGTGCTCAGGGTACTTGCGTGGCTTCCAACCAGTGGTACA GCCAGTGCCTCCCATAA
- a CDS encoding hypothetical protein (COG:S; MEROPS:MER0000320; EggNog:ENOG503NYGQ): protein MMTLTTQDPPPAQSVEVDDSDEEYDDGPAHNPFHSFAIIQKDPTKEAFDQILADAESNKLRLGDKAGREAFKQKYQQYFEGRVAPENQTLLHLVANRVGHRALTLLLIKNSPQLLSVADDNGKTPLWIAITRKNEIVLRAIVEKFSGDLDSLLARTCDHGRNSIHAAIIQNLPEQHTLNLIQRASKGTLCAGDYDGLTPLHLAIQYDRCSASQQRIVEALLQRADECLDQFTINPSQLSVYEYHYYTRADAERKTGLLAGQAGEPNGTSQSSNQNRGKSPSGRVGHLPDNVPHLHNVENSRGRTTNHAPGKKGGDVEPQRGREAIREQSNAPSTRNMDPPPPGPINGVKRDVNREWADRIIQGIKLHYLRSTFQTPDRPQPRDQSQALRFLHGSNIQDWNLYFDYSKAASPVTRKNFEQSFAHMRFDSVLRYVAFNKIELDSPGNNTSKLHAKRLAQQPKPGRGRVDLVFFFNWLREKSVKHILKVVVDDWPERPHSDKAIEDSLKHFEIESLEWRKSDICPETLFVACQHVRHLHLWWSGNRAVLRAWSEPDGLVRLEKLKTIHLLWNSAEVLEPADRIQSYVEDFKRRLRKAVRNYELEKQGITTAARPQNDKAVPVPGIRRTVTGDRPAMDGPVRTITVETIEENFSRGESGSSSGTRAKPMRVANQRNLSAHKWLNCMDAFADGIQGVEVPPTQHKLLLKDITVALIDDGVNIDTSSIGGKVIGGATFDPGEPDENGPSPYFISASGHGTVMADMICRVCPTAKLYVFKLETHLSPDSLVDGQTHNQIVARSATQSVDAAVARGVDIISISWTVKKPKERERDADLKDLGDAIKRALDAGILVFCAAGDAGNFSDEEYPYEFDRSRIIRIGAATDDGRPWERSGDTHNLNFIFPGCSVVSRHETINSSIPSHFQENTGSSVATALAAGLAALVLHVVRLAAIFGENERERVKSGGGGTAVNGVGSGAAGPVVEAGRLASLKDHRNMKLVFQKMGVDREIGKFIEVWEYFEGPTEGLRMGGKAPEVVTGLAVRFVSSMKL from the exons ATGATGACTCTAACCACCCAAGACCCTCCACCTGCCCAGAGTGTTGAAGTtgacgacagcgacgaggagTACGACGACGGACCGGcccacaaccccttccaTTCATTTGCGATCATTCAAAAAGACCCAACAAAAGAAGCGTTTGACCAGATTCTCGCTGATGCTGAATCCAATAAGCTGAGATTGGGCGACAAAGCGGGCAGAGAAGCCTTCAAGCAGAAGTATCAGCAGTACTTTGAAGGGCGTGTTGCACCGGAAAATCAAacactcctccaccttgttGCCAACAGAGTGGGCCACAGAGCCCTCACCCTGCTTCTTATCAAGAACAGCCCACAGCTTCTCTCCGTGGCCGACGACAATGGCAAAACACCTCTCTGGATTGCCATCACCAGGAAAAACGAAATTGTCTTGCGCGCCATCGTGGAAAAGTTCAGCGGAGATTTGGACAGCCTGCTAGCTAGAACATGCGACCACGGCAGAAACAGCATCCATGCTGCCATAATCCAGAATCTCCCCGAACAACATACTTTGAATCTTATACAGAGAGCCTCCAAGGGCACTCTTTGCGCCGGAGACTATGATGGCCTGACTCCCTTGCATCTTGCCATTCAGTACGACCGCTGTTCTGCTAGCCAGCAGCGGATTGTTGAGGCTTTGCTGCAAAGAGCAGATGAATGCTTGGACCAGTTCACTATCAATCCCTCACAACTGTCTGTCTACGAATATCACTACTATACACGGGCGGATGCTGAACGAAAAACGGGCTTGCTGGCGGGCCAGGCTGGTGAGCCGAACGGGACCTCTCAATCTTCAAATCAGAACCGGGGAAAATCTCCGTCTGGTCGAGTCGGTCATCTTCCAGATAACGTACCTCACTTGCACAATGTGGAAAATTCTCGGGGCCGCACGACAAACCATGCCCCCGGCAAGAAGGGGGGCGATGTTGAACCTCAGCGAGGACGAGAGGCGATCCGTGAACAGTCCAATGCCCCATCAACAAGAAATATGGACCCACCTCCGCCGGGACCTATCAATGGAGTTAAACGTGATGTGAACAGGGAGTGGGCAGACAGGATCATCCAGGGTATCAAACTGCATTACCTTCGGTCCACGTTCCAGACACCAGATCGTCCTCAACCGCGAGATCAGAGCCAGGCACTGCGATTTCTCCACGGGTCCAACATCCAGG ATTGGAACTTGTATTTTGATTACTCCAAAGCAGCTTCACCAGTCACCCGCAAGAACTTTGAACAGAGCTTCGCTCATATGCGTTTTGACAGCGTCCTAAGATATGTCGCCTTCAACAAGATCGAGCTGGACAGCCCCGgaaacaacaccagcaaaCTCCACGCCAAACGTCTTGCACAGCAGCCAAAGCCTGGCCGCGGCCGGGTGGACCTCGTCTTCTTTTTCAACTGGCTTCGGGAGAAGTCTGTCAAGCATATCCTCAAGGTCGTGGTCGACGATTGGCCCGAAAGACCTCACAGTGACAAGGCCATAGAAGACTCCCTGAAGCACTTTGAGATTGAGAGTCTCGAGTGGCGGAAATCGGACATCTGTCCCGAAACACTTTTTGTCGCCTGTCAACATGTCCGCCATCTGCACTTGTGGTGGAGTGGAAACAGGGCTGTCCTGCGGGCATGGAGCGAACcggatgggttggtgaggcTTGAGAAACTCAAGACTATCCACTTGTTGTGGAATTCCGCGGAAGTCCTAGAGCCAGCTGACCGCATCCAATCTTACGTGGAGGACTTCAAGCGCCGGTTACGAAAAGCCGTCCGGAATTATGAGCTGGAGAAGCAAGGTATAACTACTGCTGCTCGACCGCAGAATGACAAGGCTGTTCCCGTTCCTGGGATTCGCCGGACTGTTACCGGAGACCGTCCCGCCATGGATGGGCCTGTTCGGACAATCACTGTTGAGACCATCGAGGAGAACTTTTCGCGGGGGGAGAGTGGCTCATCTTCCGGCACCCGCGCTAAGCCCATGCGTGTAGCAAACCAGAGGAATCTGTCTGCCCACAAGTGGCTCAACTGCATGGACGCCTTTGCCGATGGGATCCAAGGTGTCGAGGTGCCTCCAACTCAGCACAAACTACTGCTAAAAGACATCACTGTTGCTctgattgatgatggagtTAATATCGATACTTCCTCTATCGGGGGTAAAGTCATTGGCGGAGCGACCTTTGACCCTGGCGAACCTGATGAGAACGGCCCAAGCCCCTATTTTATCTCTGCCAGCGGCCACGGCACCGTCATGGCGGATATGATTTGCCGGGTTTGTCCAACCGCCAAACTCTACGTCTTCAAGCTGGAAACACACCTCTCCCCGGACTCCCTAGTCGATGGGCAGACTCACAACCAGATCGTAGCCAGAAGCGCCACCCAG TCCGTCGACGCCGCCGTCGCCCGCGGGGTAGACATAATCTCCATTTCCTGGACTGTGAAAAAGCCCAAAGAACGCGAGCGCGACGCCGACCTCAAAGACCTCGGAGATGCCATCAAGCGCGCTCTCGACGCCggcatcctcgtcttctgcGCGGCAGGCGACGCAGGGAACTTCTCTGACGAGGAGTACCCTTACGAGTTTGATCGTAGCCGCATCATTAGAATTGGTGCCGCTACCGACGATGGCAGACCCTGGGAGAGGTCGGGTGACACCCACAATTTGAATTTTATCTTTCCGGGGTGTTCGGTTGTTTCACGGCATGAGACGATTAATAGTAGTATACCGAGTCATTTCCAGGAGAACACGGGGAGCTCGGTTGCTACGGCTTTGgcggcggggttggcggcgCTGGTGTTGCATGTTGTTAGGTTGGCTGCGATATTTGGGGAGaatgagagggagagggtgaagagtggtggggggggtACGGCGGTGAATGGGGTTGGGTCAGGGGCGGcagggccggtggtggaggcggggagATTGGCGAGTTTGAAGGATCATAGAAACATGAAGTTGGTTTTTCAGAAGATGGGGGTGGATAGGGAGATTGGGAAGTTTATTGAGGTGTGGGAGTATTTTGAGGGGCCgacggaggggttgaggatgggggggaaggcGCCAGAGGTGGTGACGGGATTGGCAGTGAGGTTTGTTTCTTCGATGAAGCTTTGA
- a CDS encoding hypothetical protein (COG:S; EggNog:ENOG503NYGQ) — protein sequence MEDEAADSLSWNIALAPTGDSGSQFHTKNDPNKPLQRQNYVERKGAVDVRCSCADVVHGFLSPDSDVLCTLIVLDFRFDSRKRARRIASVHIDLRFSSLDPNSPYQPEVRAISPDGNFTVAPTTQTESSTLSGNLGISATPGPAPTLSAGISIDKSITRDMTYAATVVGAKSLRGRNFGQPNSASWTLLENPATETGVPVAMRAAILLEREDEELFQCSVTIKARADWRTTLESVFGSTPPDDPVLFDPTIESKRTHYDEMNLAEAFKQLSTVPNVTFRKGLPEQR from the coding sequence ATGGAAGACGAAGCGGCAGACTCGCTCTCTTGGAACATCGCACTTGCTCCCACTGGCGACAGTGGGAGTCAGTTTCACACAAAAAACGACCCCAACAAGCCTCTCCAACGGCAGAACTACGTTGAACGGAAGGGCGCCGTCGACGTCCGGTGCTCCTGTGCCGATGTAGTCCACGGTTTCCTGTCACCCGACAGCGATGTTCTTTGTACCCTGATAGTCCTCGACTTCCGTTTCGACTCTCGCAAACGCGCCCGACGCATTGCTTCCGTCCACATTGACCTCCGATTCAGCAGTTTGGATCCCAACAGTCCTTACCAGCCCGAGGTCAGGGCCATTTCCCCTGACGGAAACTTCACTGTTgctccaacaacccaaacCGAGTCAAGCACGCTCTCGGGAAATCTGGGTATAAGCGCCACTCCTGGCCCTGCCCCAACCTTGAGCGCCGGTATCAGCATAGACAAGAGCATCACCAGGGATATGACCTACGCTGCAACCGTTGTCGGTGCCAAGTCTCTCCGGGGGCGCAATTTTGGCCAGCCAAACTCGGCTTCATGGACACTGCTGGAGAATCCTGCGACCGAGACCGGTGTTCCCGTCGCCATGCGGGCCGCTATCCTGcttgagagggaggatgaagagctTTTCCAATGCTCCGTCACCATCAAGGCGCGCGCTGACTGGCGTACAACATTGGAATCTGTGTTCGGCTCTACACCACCTGACGATCCGGTCCTATTCGATCCGACAATCGAGTCCAAGAGAACCCATTATGATGAGATGAACCTTGCGGAAGCTTTCAAGCAGCTATCGACTGTTCCCAACGTCACTTTCAGAAAAGGGCTACCTGAACAAAGGTGA